The genomic segment TCGACTCCAGCTCGGTCACCGCCTTCGCCAGCGACGCCTTCCGCCGGCAGGGGCGCGGGCGGCTGGCCACCTTCAGCGTGGAGTACGCCGGCAACGACCGCTACTTCCGGCCCAACGCCTTCCAGCCCGACGAGGACGGCCCCTGGGCCCACCGGGTGGCGAGGGAGTTCGCCACCGACCACCGGGACGTGACGCTGGACCCGGGGGAGCTGGCCGAGGCGCTCCTGCCGGCCCTCCTGGCGCGTGACCTGCCCGGCATGGCCGACGTGGACGCTTCGCTCTACCTGCTCAGCCGCGAAGTAAAGCGTCGGGTGACGGTGGTGCTGGTGGGCGAGGCGGCCGACGAGGTCTTCGGCGGCTACCCCTGGTTCCGCGACCCGCACGCGCTGGACGGGCCGAGCCTGCCCTGGGTACGCAGGATCGAGGAGCGGGCGGAGCTGCTGGCGCCCGACGTACGCCGCCGCATCCGGCCGCTGGAGTACGCGGCGGAGCGCTTCCGCGAGGCGCTGGCGGAGGTGCCCGCGCTGCCGGGGGAGGAGCCGGAAGAGGCACGCATGCGCGCCCTCTCCTACATCAACATCACGCGCTTCCTGCCCATCCTCCTCGACCGCATGGACCGGATGAGCATGCGCGTCGGGCTGGAGGTGCGGGTGCCCTTCTGCGACCACCGGCTCGTCCAGTACGTCTGGAACATCCCCTGGCGGCTGAAGAGCGCGGGCGGTCGCGAGAAGGGTATCCTGCGCCTGGCCATGCGCGGCCTCCTGCCCGAGGAAGTGATCGCCCGCAAGAAGAGCCCCTACCCCAAGAGCCACCATCCGGACTTCCGGGAGCAGGTGCGCCGGCGCCTGGGGGCCCTGCTGGACGACCCCGCCTCGCCGCTGGTGCCGCTCCTCGACCGGGAACGGGTGCGGCGGCTGGTCGAGGAGGACGCGCGCGACTTCGACCCCGCCTGGTTCTCGCAGCTGATGGGCGGCGCCCAGCTCTTCGCCTACCTGCTCCAGACCGACGCCTGGCTGCGCCTCTATAAGGTGCGGATACGGTGAAGACCGGGCCGCGGACGCATGAGAGAGGCCGCCCGAGGCAAGCCTAGGGGAGGCTTCCCGGGCGGCCCCGGCCGC from the Bacillota bacterium genome contains:
- the asnB gene encoding asparagine synthase (glutamine-hydrolyzing), translating into MCGIAGWVDWDEDLRRQADVLEAMGATLDCRGPDDAGLWLSPHAALAHRRLIVVDPEGGEQPMVRERGGRRCVLTYNGELYNTAELRETLEARGYRFRGHSDTEVLLAAFMEWGERCLERLNGIFAFAVWDEAREELLLARDPLGVKPLFYARRGRGLLFGSEVKAILAHPAVEAEIDEQGLAEIFVMGPGRTPGQGVFRGVEELLPGRWLRFSRRGMEAGRYWRLESRPHTGTPEETAAAVRELLADAVARQLVSDVPLGVLLSGGLDSSSVTAFASDAFRRQGRGRLATFSVEYAGNDRYFRPNAFQPDEDGPWAHRVAREFATDHRDVTLDPGELAEALLPALLARDLPGMADVDASLYLLSREVKRRVTVVLVGEAADEVFGGYPWFRDPHALDGPSLPWVRRIEERAELLAPDVRRRIRPLEYAAERFREALAEVPALPGEEPEEARMRALSYINITRFLPILLDRMDRMSMRVGLEVRVPFCDHRLVQYVWNIPWRLKSAGGREKGILRLAMRGLLPEEVIARKKSPYPKSHHPDFREQVRRRLGALLDDPASPLVPLLDRERVRRLVEEDARDFDPAWFSQLMGGAQLFAYLLQTDAWLRLYKVRIR